From one Hemitrygon akajei unplaced genomic scaffold, sHemAka1.3 Scf000140, whole genome shotgun sequence genomic stretch:
- the LOC140723841 gene encoding uncharacterized protein, which translates to MAHQRVQTGVRPFTCSDCGMRFTRSSTLQRHQKVHTGEKPFTCSVCGKGFTESSKLKVHQRVHTGEKPFTCSVCGKGFTESSKLKVHQRVHTGEKPFTCSVCGKGFTESSKLKVHQRVHTGEKPFTCSVCGKGFTESSKLKVHQRVHTGEKPFTCSVCGKKFTLSSSLQRHQSVHTGEKPFTCSVCGKGFTESSKLKVHQRVHTGEKPFTCSVCGKGFTESSKLKVHQRVHTGEKPFTCSVCGKKFTLSSSLQRHQSVHTGEKPFTCSVCGKGFTWSSHLQIHQRVHTGERPFTCSVFCGKGFTESSKLKVHQRVHTGEKTFICSDCGKGFTRSFDLMAHQRVHTGERPFTCSVCGKGFTESSKLKVHQRVHTGEKPFTCSVCGKKFTLSSSLQRHQSVHTGEKPFTCSKPFTCSVCGKGFTQSSNLLSHQSVHTGEKPFTCSVCGKGFTESSKLKVHQRVHTGEKPFTCSVCGKGFTYSSSLQGHQSVHTGEKPFTCSVCGKKFILSSSLQRHQSVHTGEKPFTCSVCGNGFTESSKLKVHQRVHTGEKPFTCSFCGKGFTQSSNLLIHQRVHTGEKPFTCSECGKGFTQPSNLLIHQRVHTGEKPFTCSECGKGFTQSSSLQKHQRVHTGEKPFTCSVCGKGFTSSSNLQKHQRVHTGEKPFTCSVCGKGFTSSSNLLSHQSVHTEEKPFTCSVCGKGFTRSSKLKVHHRVHTGEKLFTCSVCGKGFTQSSTLQKHQSVHTF; encoded by the exons atggcacaccagcgagttcagacCGGGGtgcggccgttcacttgctcggactgtgggatgagattcactcggtcatccaccctacagagacaccagaaagttcacactggggagaagccgttcacctgctcagtctgtgggaagggattcactgaatcatctaaactgaaggtacatcagcgagttcacactggggagaaaccgttcacctgctcagtctgtgggaagggattcactgaatcatctaaactgaaggtacatcagcgagttcacactggggagaaaccgttcacctgctcagtctgtgggaagggattcactgaatcatctaaactgaaggtacatcagcgagttcacactggggagaaaccgttcacctgctcagtctgtgggaagggattcactgaatcatctaaactgaaggtacatcagcgagttcacactggggagaaaccgttcacctgctcagtctgtgggaagaaattcactttgtcatccagcctgcagagacatcagtcagttcacactggggagaaaccgttcacctgctcagtctgtgggaagggattcactgaatcatctaaactgaaggtacatcagcgagttcacactggggagaaaccgttcacctgctcagtctgtgggaagggattcactgaatcatctaaactgaaggtacatcagcgagttcacactggggagaaaccgttcacctgctcagtctgtgggaagaaattcactttgtcatccagcctgcagagacatcagtcagttcacactggggagaaaccgttcacctgctcagtctgtgggaagggattcacttggtcatcccacctacagatacatcagcgagttcacactggagagaggccgttcacctgctctgtct tctgtgggaagggattcactgaatcatctaaactgaaggtacatcagcgagttcacactggggagaagacgttcatctgctcagactgtgggaagggattcactcggtcatttgacctaatggctcaccagcgagttcacaccggggagcgtccgttcacctgctcagtctgtgggaagggattcactgaatcatctaaactgaaggtacatcagcgagttcacactggggagaaaccgttcacctgctcagtctgtgggaagaaattcactttgtcatccagcctgcagagacatcagtcagttcacaccggggagaaaccgttcacctgctca aaaccgttcacctgctcagtgtgtgggaagggattcactcagtcatccaacctgctgagtcatcagtcagttcacactggggagaagccgttcacctgctcagtctgtgggaagggattcactgaatcatctaaactgaaggtacatcagcgagttcacactggggagaaaccattcacctgctcagtctgtgggaagggattcacttactcatccagcctgcagggacatcagtcagttcacactggggagaaaccgttcacctgctcagtgtgtgggaagaaattcattttgtcatccagcctgcagagacatcagtcagttcacaccggggagaaaccgttcacctgctcagtgtgtgggaatggattcactgaatcatctaaactgaaggtacatcagcgagttcacactggggagaaaccattcacctgctcattctgtgggaagggattcactcagtcatctaacctactgatacaccagcgagttcacactggggagaagcctttcacctgctcagaatgtgggaagggattcactcagccaTCTAACCTACtgatacaccagcgagttcacactggggagaagcctttcacctgctcagaatgtgggaagggattcactcagtcatccagcctgcagaaacatcagcgagttcacactggggagaaaccgttcacctgctcagtctgtggaaagggattcacttcgtcatccaacctgcagaaacatcagcgagttcacactggggagaaaccgttcacctgctcagtctgtggaaagggattcacttcgtcatccaacctgctgagtcatcagtcagttcacactgaggagaaaccgttcacctgctcagtctgtggaaagggattcactcggtcatctaaactgaaggtacatcatcgagttcacactggggagaaactgttcacctgctcagtctgtgggaagggattcactcagtcctccaccctacagaaacaccagtcagttcacacattTTGa